A genomic stretch from Arachis stenosperma cultivar V10309 chromosome 3, arast.V10309.gnm1.PFL2, whole genome shotgun sequence includes:
- the LOC130965470 gene encoding uncharacterized protein LOC130965470: protein MADFLVEVIGDPGEDMGTRWKLHVDGASNQTFGGAGIILESPNGVVYEQSVRLEFPISNNQAEYEALIGGLTLATEVGAKRLEVCSDSQVVTSQVNGSYQAKDPLLQKYLEKVKSLSQKFDEVTVQHVPRERNTRADLLSKLASTKPGEGNRSLIQGMTREPAIALHITTLSPSWLDAITNYLEHGQVPGNEKDAVKLRREAAKYAVIQGQLFRKGLSQPLLKCLHPDQTDYVLREVHEGCCGHHIGGKALARKLIRAGYYWPSMMADSKEFVKKCIKCQQNANFAKAPANELSLLTTSRPFAQWGIDLLGPFPVGPGQVITRFGIPEVVISDNGTQFTDKKFTEFLNGLGIRQRFSSVEHPRTNGQVESANKVILSGLKKRLDNKKGAWADELASVLWSYRTTEQSSTKETPFRLTYGVDAVIPVEIGEPSPRLLLKGVEKTVEKDLIEEAREMAHLTETALKQRVALRYNTKVLKREFGANDLVLRRNDIGLPTPGEGKLAANWEGPYRIKKVMGKGAFKLERLDGKEVPRTWNADNLRRFYS, encoded by the exons ATGGCGGATTTTTTGGTTGAAGTAATAGGAGACCCAGGCGAAGACATGggtacacggtggaagctccatgtggacggagcctccaaccagacctTCGGAGGAGCCGGGATCATCCTAGAAAGTCCAAACGGGGTCGTATACGAACAATCCGTCAGACTCGAGTTCCCcatctcgaacaaccaagcagaatacgaagccctcataGGAGGCTTGACCCTAGCAACAGAGGTCGGCGCAAAAAGGCTGGAAGTATGCAGCGATTCCCAAGTCGTCACTTCCCAAGTAAACGGCAGCTATCAAGCCAAGGACCCCTTGTTgcagaagtacttggaaaaggtcaaaagcttgagccaaaagTTCGACGAGGTCACGGTCCAGCATGTACCCAGAGAAAGAAACACACGAGCAGACCTCCtatcaaaattagccagcacgaAGCCAGGGGAGGGAAAccggtctctcatccaaggcatgACAAGGGAACCTGCAATTGCACTACACATAACAACCCTAAGTCCTTCATGGCTAGACGCCATCACCAACTACCTAGAACACGGCCAAGTCCCTGGTAACGAAAAGGATGCGGTGAAATTAAGGAGAGAAGCGGCCAAATACGCCGTCATTCAAGGACAGCTGTTCAGAAAAGGGCTCAGCCAGCCCCTACTGAAGTGCCTACACCCCGACCAAACGGACtacgtcctcagggaagtccaCGAGGGCTGCTGTGGGCACCACATCGGAGGAAAAGCCCTAGCAAGGAAGTTGATCCGAGCTGGGTACTACTGGCCGTCGATGATGGCAGATTCCAAAGAGTTTGTCAAAAAGTGCATAAAGTGCCAacagaacgccaactttgccaAGGCACCGGCAAACGAGTTGAGCTTGCTGACGACCTCCCGGCCATTCGCTCAATGGGGAATCGACCTCTTAGGGCCCTTCCCTGTCGGCCCTGGGCAG gtgataacaCGGTTCGGGATTCCAGAagtcgtcatctcggacaacggcACACAATTTActgacaaaaagttcacagAATTTCTCAACGGCCTGGGTATAAGGCAAAGGTTCTCTTCGGTAGAACACCCTCGGACGAACGGACAAGTGGAGTCCGCCAACAAGGTTATCCTCTCAGGgctaaagaagaggttggacaacaaaaagggtgcttgggccgacgagctAGCATCGGTCCTCTGGTCTTATCGAACAACCGAGCAATCCTCCACCAAGGAAACCCCTTTCCGACTAACGTACGGGGTGGATGCAGTAatacccgtggagatcggtgaACCAAGCCCGCGATTGCTTTTGAAGGGAGTAGAGAAAACTGTAGAAAAGGACCTGATAGAGGAAGCCCGAGAAATGGCCCACTTGACAGAAACGGCGCTAAAACAAAGAGTGGCACTCCGCTACAACACTAAAGTGCTCAAGAGGGAATTCGGGGCAAACGACCTCGTCCTGAGGCGAAATGATATCGGCCTGCCGACCCCAGGAGAAGGCAAGCTAGCGGCCAACTGGGAAGGCCCATATAGAATCAAGAAAGTGATGGGAAAGGGGGCCTTTAAGTTAGAAAGGCTCGACGGCAAGGAAGTCCCGAGAACTTGGAATGCGGACAACCTTagaagattctactcctag